In one Thermoanaerobacterales bacterium genomic region, the following are encoded:
- a CDS encoding YlxR family protein, whose product MGCRQMRPKRELIRIVRTPDGQVVLDFTGRRAGRGAYLCPDIACFEEAARSKRLEHVLHQRLDPDLMARLREEVMNRGSGS is encoded by the coding sequence GTGGGCTGCCGGCAAATGCGGCCCAAGCGCGAACTCATCCGGATCGTTCGAACCCCGGACGGCCAGGTGGTATTGGACTTCACCGGGCGACGGGCCGGGCGCGGCGCCTATCTCTGCCCTGACATAGCCTGTTTTGAGGAGGCGGCCCGGAGTAAACGCCTCGAGCATGTGCTCCACCAGCGTCTTGACCCGGATTTGATGGCGCGCCTCCGGGAGGAGGTCATGAACCGTGGATCAGGTTCTTAA
- a CDS encoding L7Ae/L30e/S12e/Gadd45 family ribosomal protein produces the protein MDQVLKLLGLGQRARSVVSGDEGVRAKLERRQARLVIIAADAAPATQQDFSALSRRFGVPFVLFGAKAELGAALGKSPRAVVTILDQHLARRILGCLQEPSQQSQG, from the coding sequence GTGGATCAGGTTCTTAAGCTTCTCGGGCTCGGGCAGCGGGCACGCAGCGTTGTTTCGGGCGACGAAGGGGTGCGGGCCAAGCTGGAACGCCGCCAGGCACGGCTGGTTATAATCGCGGCCGACGCCGCCCCGGCGACGCAGCAGGATTTTTCCGCCCTCTCCCGAAGGTTCGGCGTTCCATTCGTGCTCTTTGGTGCGAAAGCGGAACTGGGTGCGGCCCTGGGGAAGTCTCCCCGTGCTGTGGTTACGATCCTCGATCAACATCTGGCGCGGCGTATCCTGGGCTGCCTTCAGGAACCGTCGCAACAATCTCAGGGATAG